The following proteins are encoded in a genomic region of Streptomyces sp. SLBN-31:
- a CDS encoding maleylpyruvate isomerase family mycothiol-dependent enzyme: MTSLTFEHYCHQIVAQTDLLRDQVGGADTGIPVPTCPGWDLGRLLRHVGGDHRWAEEIVRTRAVDPVLDDGVNDPQAYTGLDGSTLDGWLGEGAARLAATLRGTGPDVRVWTPADGSVVPQSAGFWARRMTHETVVHRADAAFAVGDGFTLEDGLAVDAVEEWLEFSTVAEAYEPGPGTPGLLGPGRSLRLDAPGAGQWFVDLTGDRPAWHAGAGRAAVVVRGPVTDLLLFLYRRPAPAVETRGDAALLELWLRRTGFWLEA; this comes from the coding sequence GTGACTTCGCTGACCTTCGAGCACTACTGTCACCAGATCGTCGCCCAGACCGACCTGCTCAGAGATCAGGTCGGAGGGGCGGACACCGGAATCCCCGTGCCGACCTGCCCCGGATGGGACCTCGGCCGGCTGCTGCGGCACGTGGGTGGGGACCATCGCTGGGCGGAGGAGATCGTCCGGACGCGGGCCGTCGACCCCGTCTTGGACGACGGCGTCAACGACCCCCAGGCGTATACCGGGTTGGACGGCTCCACGCTCGACGGCTGGCTGGGTGAGGGCGCTGCCCGGCTCGCCGCCACCTTGCGCGGTACGGGGCCGGACGTGCGGGTCTGGACCCCGGCCGACGGCAGTGTCGTACCGCAGTCCGCCGGGTTCTGGGCCAGGCGGATGACCCATGAGACGGTCGTCCACCGGGCCGACGCGGCGTTCGCGGTCGGCGACGGGTTCACCCTGGAGGACGGGTTGGCGGTCGACGCGGTGGAGGAGTGGCTGGAGTTCTCGACGGTCGCCGAGGCGTATGAGCCGGGGCCCGGCACCCCCGGTCTGCTCGGGCCCGGCCGCTCGCTCCGCCTCGACGCGCCCGGCGCCGGGCAGTGGTTCGTCGACCTCACCGGAGACCGGCCCGCATGGCACGCCGGGGCCGGGCGGGCCGCCGTGGTCGTGCGCGGACCCGTGACGGACCTGCTGTTGTTCCTCTACCGCCGCCCCGCGCCGGCCGTCGAGACGCGCGGTGACGCGGCGCTGCTCGAACTCTGGCTCCGCCGCACGGGGTTCTGGCTGGAGGCGTAG